From the Salmo trutta chromosome 30, fSalTru1.1, whole genome shotgun sequence genome, one window contains:
- the LOC115168635 gene encoding syntenin-1, whose translation MSLYPSLEDLKVDKVMKAQTQFAHTTATPAISEGTYQPQAAGQGMPSSALYPNLEELGEYMGLSLDSDEVQRNMALVPMTDNQVAVSSGMGVSGMVCPVTGSDLGIKRAEIRPGLREIILCKDQDRKVGLRLRAIDNGVFIQLVQANSPAALGGLRFGDQVLQINGQNCAGWSLDKAHKALKVAAETRIELIVRDRPFQRTVTMHKDSSGHVGFIFKSGNITSLVKDGSAARNGLLTAHYICEINGQNVIGLKDAQIKDILTSSPTAMTITIMPKFIYEHMVKRMSSGLLRSAMDHSVPEV comes from the exons ATGTCGCTGTATCCATCCCTCGAGGATCTTAAGGTGGACAAGGTCATGAAG GCTCAGACCCAATTTGCCCATACCACTGCTACCCCAGCCATTTCTGAGGGGACCTACCAGCCACAGGCTGCTGGGCAGGGGATGCCATCATCAG CCTTGTACCCGAACCTGGAGGAGCTGGGAGAGTACATGGGCCTGAGCCTCGACAGTGATGAGGTGCAGAGGAACATGGCCTTGGTGCCCATGACAGACAAT CAGGTGGCGGTGTCCTCTGGCATGGGCGTCAGTGGCATGGTGTGTCCCGTGACGGGGTCAGACTTGGGCATCAAGAGGGCAGAGATCCGTCCCGGCCTGCGTGAGATCATCCTCTGTAAGGACCAGGATAGGAAGGTCGGCCTGAGGCTAAGAGCCATCGACAAT GGCGTGTTTATCCAGCTGGTTCAGGCCAACTCCCCGGCCGCCCTGGGGGGCCTGCGCTTCGGGGACCAGGTCCTCCAGATCAACGGGCAGAACTGTGCTGGCTGGAGCCTGGACAAGGCCCACAAAGCCCTGAAGGTTGCTGCGGAGACCCGCATCGAGCTCATTGTCCGGGACAG GCCGTTCCAGCGTACTGTCACCATGCACAAAGACAGCTCAGGCCACGTTGGGTTCATCTTCAAGTCGGGCAACATCACCTCGCTGGTCAAGGATGGTTCAGCCGCTCGCAACGGCCTGCTGACGGCCCACTACATCTGTGAGATCAACGGACAGAATGTTATCGGCCTCAAG GATGCTCAAATCAAGGACATCCTGACCAGCTCTCCTACAGCCATGACCATCACCATCATGCCCAAGTTCATCTACGAACACATGGTCAAGAG AATGTCTAGCGGTCTGCTGAGGTCAGCCATGGACCACTCTGTGCCAGAGGTGTGA
- the LOC115168634 gene encoding peptidyl-prolyl cis-trans isomerase FKBP1A, translating into MGVEIETITPGDGRTFPKKGQTCVVHYVGSLTDGRKFDSSRDRDKPFRFKIGKQEVIRGWEEGVVQMSVGQRAKLTCSPDFAYGAKGHPGIIPPNATLIFDVELLSLE; encoded by the exons ATGGGAGTAGAAATTGAGACAATAACCCCGGGCGATG GAAGAACCTTCCCTAAAAAAGGACAGACGTGTGTGGTGCATTATGTTG GCTCCCTGACGGATGGACGCAAGTTTGACTCCTCCCGTGACAGGGACAAGCCCTTCAGGTTTAAAATAGGAAAACAGGAAGTGATCCGTGGCTGGGAAGAGGGAGTCGTGCAG ATGAGTGTTGGTCAGAGAGCCAAGCTGACCTGCTCGCCTGACTTTGCCTACGGGGCAAAGGGCCACCCGGGGATCATACCACCCAACGCCACCCTTATCTTTGATGTTGAGCTACTGAGCCTTGAATga